The stretch of DNA AACTCGTTTTATACCAAATTATTTTGAAAGTAGTAGATTCAAGTTATTTCTAAAGTGATAGAATTTTATACGACTTGTTTTTAATACAATCGCTTAAAtcgtatatttatttttggctCAATTTCGTTCTCATGAGCTTGAGTTGTTTTAATTCATCAAGCCGTATGATAACTATTGGACACCAATTTGAACCTCATCGCTTTATCTGAGCCACCATTAAAAAGGTCGACTCGTGATTTTCGCGCTTTGTCGAGCATAAATTGGCGCCTTAGGTGAAGGGATTAAATACTTATTCCCTTCCCTTTCTAGCTTTTACAAGGTTGTTATCATTTTATATGATACAGTTCATTTTTATCCGAGCTGTTTTAATTGGAGAATTGTTTTTACGTTTCAATTTTGTTCGAAATGCTTTTACCATCCTTCCAACTCGTTTCTGTACGAGTCTTTTGGTTGAAGAATtgtttttcttgtcatttttgCTTTTACCCTTTTGATTCTTTTTACAACTCATTTTATATCGAGTTGTTTCAATTTAGCTTTAGTGATTCATACAAATCACTTTTAAAGCTTTGCTTTCAGGTTGACACGACTTGTGCTTGACACAAGTTTGTCGAAAATATGATTGACTGGCACAACTCGTTTAAATCGAGTTGTCTTTATATTGTTGTGCATGTTTGAACAAGTTTTCTTTAGACAACTTGTTTTTGTGAAGTTGTTACATTTTATACGACTAGGTCATTTATTTTTGGAACTTGTAGATATGAGATCGTGGGCTTGGAATTTTGTATGATTTATTTGTTACTCGTGTGGGTCGAGTTGTTAAATCGTATTTATGCCTTGAGGGCATATTTAGTTAAGTTACTTTTGTGACTTGTTCTAAATACAACTCTTTCAACCTATTTGGCTCGAGCTGTTTTGAggtgtttttttttctaattcacGTATGTCACTTCTTTCCACCCATTGGTTCCTCATCATTTTATCTGAAGGGTTGGTCCTTGATTTTTGCGGTTTCCCAAGCTTCCATTAGTGTGTTTTAGTTGTAGGAAATCAATTTCCATAAAAAATTACAGTATCTTCTCATGTTGGAAGCATGTCATGACCTGGACAGTTCGTCACCCTTGAGATCGAGCATTTTGTAGTAGCCCTTTTCCTGAGACTTCAGGGTCCTTTCTAGTTTGTTGTTAGCTTTTCTTTGCCTATCCTCTATAACCCGATATTATTTCTTATCAGGATGGGGGCTTTTGTGGCAAATCTTGTCGTACCTCGTAGCCATTCTTTGTCTCAAAACCTCTTTTCTTATCTGAGTTTGCTCTTGGATTTCTGGAAAGAGGTCGAGttcttctttttgagcttgaatgTTACTAGCTTCGTTGTAGAATTTCTCAAAGCCTCTTCTCTTATCTGAGTTTGCTCTCAGATTTTTGGaaggaggtcgagttcttcttcttgtgctttgacttcattgcagaatgtTGCCCTtggtttttctttatttatgtcGATGGGAATTATAACTTCTGTATCATATGCATGTCGAAAGGGAGATTCTTGATAAACttcatttttagggtttatcttgtagtaattttaggggattttatcacctttcacccacatttatccaaggaaatagcatggtttcatgattgtctcctaatttgtgcctaagtgtgaaaacatgttttttaagcccttaattgctaattttgattcacctttgattccactagatgtcttgatgtgtttgctagtgatTTTAGGATAGAAGgactaggaatggatcaaaaaaatggagagaaaagcatgcaaagtggagaaatcatagAAAAGCAAGAATTTGGGACAAGACCAACAATGCGCACATGCAgcagacgcgcacgcgtggactgTGACGTCGCATGGTGACGCATACGCGcacatgacgcatacgcgtggatggaaaattgccaagcgacgcgtacgcgtacatggcgCGTACACGTCGATGCTcacacgtgactcacttaaaggcaaaatgctgggggcaaattctgggcttcccaggcccaaatcTAACTCAtctctgatgctatttaacccaaggactGAAGGGGAATCACATGTCTAGTCATCATTAGTTTAGTCTGAGttagttttggagggaaagttagtttttagagaaagaagctctcacttctctctagaattaggattaggttagatctagattaggatttcttagatctaggttaatttcatgctttgatttacttttccttttgtaATTATTCTTCTCCtacttctcctctctctagtttagcatttaattcatgtaattctctacttttatgttgatgcacttttgttcttctatttctctttcaatgcaatttatgattcctttattgttgattttctttattgttgttaattccttgcaattgagtagtgtagatgCCTTCcgagtgtttgataaaatgcttggttgggttttagtatagattttgttcctcttgcctttggtagagtaattagtgactcttgagttatctaatgtctttgttgattgataattagaagttgctagttgatttgaatgcctctaaagctagtctttcctttaggagttgattaggacttgaggaatcaaattgattcatccacttgactttcctccatggttagaggttaactaagtgggagcaatggacaattgtggtcacaattgaggaggataactaggataggacttccaattctcataccttgccaagagctttgttagttgttagtttgtttcctttgccatttatatttcttgtttcttatcccaaaaaccccaaacatacttcctaaccaataacaagaacactttattgcaattcctagggagaacgacccgaggtttgaatacttcggtttataaatttagggatttgtacttgtgacaaacaaccttttgtatgaaaggattatttgttggtttaggaactatacttgcaacgaggattcatttgtgaattctaaactatcaaaaatccaatcatcaattcTTCAGTGGTAGTTGGAGTCATTCCACGTGCTTATAGCATTTTTGTGAGCTTTGAAAAGTCAATCAGTAGAAGCCAGCTCGTAACACCTTTAAAAGAAAAGActtatataaatatagttgGAAGAAATTATATCTAAGAGCCTTGAAGAATAATCTACAGAAAGCGAAAATAGAAAATCGTTTCACACTCGCGTGGATAATCGTAAAATGAATAGGTAAGCTCAAAAGAAGGCTAAATAACccaaaaattaaactcaaactACATAATAAACACTTGTTtctccaagtcaacctctaggaaaggcaaacataaaatttatacagaggagaatctatatacatatatacatagcataaatacaaaatacagcACCCCAAAATAACTAAACTTCGCTTGCACGGAAAACTCTAGACGCCCTACGAGGTACCTcttgacctgcatctgaaaaacaacaaaatatatatggaatgagaaccggaggttctcaacaTGGAAAAGGTGCCCACATAGATAATATAAAAGGTCCCGGGAAAGccagaggcattcctagaacttCGACACTCAGAATTCAGCTTAAAGACCCAACTAAACCAGAAATTAGATAAGTTATCTAAGGTATTCAAGTTTTAAATCTAACTTTAACTTAACACTTCACTTTTTGTCTCCTTCAACCCTTCGAATCACCAGTGGAACAACCCTTCCCTCATACCTCTGCCAAGAGGGATTTCTCAGAAAACATACACATACAATTCAAGCAAGGAAAACACAGACAGAGGTACAATGACAACAAATAGAATAAGTAGCAGATAAGCATAGTTAAACAattaagcaaaccaaaacaatgcacacccaagcaaaacatacaaatgcacatgatgtatacctgtcctatggctgatgagtctcatctgtcggttatatagccagcCCAACATGTCTTGGCACTACAAAAAAAGTTAGTTTTAGCGACAAACCTTTAGTAGCAATAATATAATAGccattgttttatttatttcagttaTATTTTAGTGGCAATTATATATTTGCCATTAATACTATATATTTTAGTGACAATTATCATTATTGgcactaaaaaatataaaaaatatttttaataacaaatttttagtaACCATATATCTGTTGCCACTGAAAAATACAAAACGAAtgtttttattaacaaaattttgtGGCCATAGTGCTATTGCCGCTATTATTCTCAATAACATAACTAAAAAAGCCTTATcgtcaatattcataattaaactaaaattctCCCAAATTGCCAAAACGGAAAAACCCACCCAAATAGAAGAAGAGTGAGATCAGAGGAGTGGCGAGTGACAGAAAAAGAGAGATTCAAAGAGGAGAAAGTTCGTTGCTGAAACCCTAAGCTCGCCGTAGCTGTCGCCGCAATCGCAGCCGTCGCCGCTGCCACCGTAGTTCATTTTCTTTTCCCTGCTGTCATAAAGCTTATGGGATCCAGCTCCGCTAATGCATCATCTCCAGATTTGTAGCAACGCGGAATCCCCTGAGATTGAGAGAAAGAGCCTCTCCCGTTAACACATCTCATTTGCGACTGACGCTATTGCATTCTATGTCAGCAGGATAGGAAGCAATTGTGTGTCATTCTTCTCAATTTGATTAGTTTAATGCATATTTTTGCGTACCGAAaatttttctcttgattttttaATCCTTAATATATAAACTTAGCATAATGTGAATGGCTCGTGTATATGAATTTGAAGTAAATTCTAAGAAAATTCATAAATTCTCAAGGTAGATTATTGTACAGATAGTGTGAGGAGAAGATGAACCCTAACCATAATCTACAATCAAGCGATGGAGGAGGCATGATGCGATGCTTCACTCACTGAGTTTTTGGCTTTGTTAATAGATTATAGTCCTATGGTTCGTTctgttttcttctatttatgtAATATCTATGCTTGAGCTCCTTCATTAGAATTGTTTCCTAAATTTGATTGAACATTGGACcaactctttcttcttctcagaTACCTAATGAATTGGTGAAGCATTACTTAGCCAAGAGCGGGTTTTTAGTCTCCCGATCTTCAATTGttagtgcctttttccttgttacAGATTTATTCCTTTTTTATTAATGTGAGTTTAACTTTGATGTTTTGAAATTGTCAACTAATCAGAGGTAGGAATTGCCATATTAGAGTTGATTATAAAGAATAATTGTTCAATTTAATCTTTGGTTATAGGCTCAAATTAGGATAGTGAATCAAAAGTAGGATTGTCCTATAGCTAGAGGCAGAGTTAGACCCAAGAAAAGCTTAGAGGAAATTTCAGAAgagattaaaatataaatggTTAAACTCATATTTGTATGATCATTCTAGTGGTTAAACTCATATAACTACAGGTCCTCATCTAGGTTATTAATTCTGTCACATGCTCTCTTTCAATTAAACAACAATGACAATAAATTAGTATTATTCTAatgattatgtatatatttgttTTCTGCAATGCATGGATAACAAGACAAAAGTCCTTCAAGTACCGCCTATTTCTTACACTGCAATGCAATCCTTCAAGAATCCCTTCTCTGCTCTCTTGGCTGACCTGTTTGACGATGACGTTCCTCTTAGGAGAGTTTGCAGCACCGGTGATCTCCACATACGCACCATATATTAGCTTTCTTTTGTTCGTTCATTCCTTCATTCTCTTACCCTTGGCATGCAACGTTTGTTTCTTGGTACAGAGGACTCATGGCGGTATCATGCATAACAATAATGAATCAACTGATAGTCCATTGTCAAGTGAAAGCAGCATGATCATTGAAGGAATGAGTAGAGCATGTAGGTATAGCCCTGAGGAGCAGAAACTCAGGATTGAGAGGTATAGAACCAAGagaaaccaaagaaacttcaacaAGAAAATTAAGGTATACTATATTATTCCATTTTGTGTTTTTAACTTGAAGAGATCTGCATATAATACTGCTGAATTTATTAAAAAGGAGTGGCATTTCAACATAATAGTGGATTAGAACAGAACTTGTTCCCCATGTTATTTCCATATTAATGCCCCTGATGACCGCACAAAAATATGAAACATTACACATAAGTTGTACGTTATGGTTCATTTAATTGCATTTGGCTTGCAGGTAAGAAGATTTGTCCAATTTTTCTTGAACAATCTGCTTAACCAGACACCAAATCAGACACAGACTCTTTCTGCCATTGGTGAGGTTTGTATCTCAATATTATATTATTCCTTCAGCTGATTGTTTTATTGctgtaaaaataaatattcttaCTCGGttattagaaatcaaaaattatatttctgtgGCAGGATCTATTTGCTATAACACAAGATCAGCCATTCTGTTTTCCATCTATTTGCTGGTTTTTTACTTCAAAGCACTAAGGTTTAGGTGCCAATTTCcctcctctattttcttatcaTCTATTAGTTCAATTTTGTAACAAGCTTTCCCATAATTAGTGATGAAATTTTGAGTTTCACATAGGTTTCAGTAACTAAGCTTTCCCACCTTAAACCCTAATGGAAACTAATTTCAGTTCCGTGACCcaggggaagaagaagatgaggaagaagaagcaacaaTCTGTTGTAATGGCTGGATGCAGTTCAAGATTTAGACTCTGTGATTCATGACCATACTCTTTTCTTTGACAAGTTGATTTAACTCATCCCTGATTAGTTTTACCTTTTAACCAACGATAAGGATAAGCCGTGGTTTCAGGGTCTCAGCAAGGCTAAGAAAGCTGAGGTGAAAAGGGAAACTAAGGAGAATATTAAGAAGTCTCGAAGGGAATGGTTGGATCCTGAAAATCCCCCTGCCACTACTCTTGACATGTTGAAGCAGAACTTGGGTAAGGAGAAAGCAAATGAGAGTAGCATTGAGGAGGACGGTGATGCTAAGCCCATTGCCCTTGAAGGGGACAATCAGTCTGTGACTTATGAAGAGCTTCGGCAAAGGCTTCATTGTAAGCTTGAGGATTTTCATTCAAGTCGCGAGAATTTGGGAAGGGCAAAGAAGAGGGAGGATAGAAATACGAAGAGAGGGTTTGAGGATAGGAAACACAAGAAGGGtagtgaaaatgaagaaaataaagttTCAAAGAAAGAGTCTATagagaaaatgaagaaagatgTTGCCGAGACCTTAAATGAGCTTGTGTTTGGTCATATCAAACTTAAAGAAGGTTGGTATCTTTCCTTCATAGAATCGTAGTATTTTGAATGTTAGAATATGACAAATAGAACACATCAATTTCTATGTCTGGTTTAGTATGTCTCTTAATGtaagacccggttaattaatggctaattaactcataaatgagaatttattctagaaagacaaaaatgttatttttatggctaaatgttaTAGAGGAgtttgagacgagaatttcggtaccaattttatagaaatcggaccaagattggaccgaacggggcAAACCgaacccaaagtgggcccttggcccaactaaactaaaccaaatcttcaaaccaccataacttttgatctagagcttcgattgccgcaccgtttgcggccacgcgttcaccgcggagagctctaccaATCCCATACAAtaaatcttgaggtaagccacgtttttctgtTCAAAATTCCAgcccttgttttcgagtttcatgggtaaaatgttgagattttgggttctttgatgttatagggcccaactctcttgaaggagaaggttaatcttgtctccttggaccttgggtgtggtaagattctcaaccctagtgtaatttgttgttctaagatgtttgggtattgagatgttgtgtatgggtatgatgattgtggcttaggttgtgtatatgtgaatattggagcttgattggtgattttagAAAGCTTGGAAGAGGGTTTTGTGTGataaaatctgttcttggaggtgttgataCCTCGAGAGCTTGTGgacaagtggtttggaagtgctccggttgagcttaggaaatcggctaaggtatagtctcggtttctcgtatctaatatgtaatgtggtaggaaatacttaggctagaggccctaagataggcattgaattgttgatgttgttgaatggttgagatatatgatatgatcatatatgtgattatgaatattgatgccttgattgtgtgatatatgagaaatgcatgttgtgatatatgcttgatggaTGATTGAGGTTGAATTGATGGGtggtaccatgttgatggtgagtatgatgttgattatgtataatgatggttgattgaaaaTGGTACTATTGGATATTGGGATGAGGAAGGGGGTATGATATGATATTGTGTTTGCCCTTTTGCCACTTGATTGAGAAGTGTTAAAATGGTTAGATGGTGACTTTGGGAATtttggtaaagtgtcaatgagTGAGTTGAGGatggcttgatgttgattttggcacattttgattattttcaaaaagggttgaaattggcatgttttggttgattttgaaaagagttgaaaatggcttgttttgaaaatggcactttgtggttttgtatgaaaacatgatttttgggcatattttgacgggacataacttggactacgaatCTCTGATTTGTGccaaatttatttagaaatgaaattggatccgggatgtccatgccgtttcaagaacgggtgaaaaacgatttaaaatgagaaagttatgtccgtcggaagattaggggttgaatctgtgaattctgcagcttttaacttagaaaatttttagcagaatgaccccccgcgcgtaggcgcacttggcgcgtacgcaccATTCTTCGAgaaagcaccatccacgcgtgcgcgtggtgtgcgtgAGCGCGTCGATGCACTGCACcaaatgcccagccattttccagagagttgtgccagagttgtgccagttttgtgcctggggagcaagagcacccacgcgtacgcgtggctgacgcttGCACGTCGTTTGGCTATTTTTTAACCCGCGGGTCTGCGCGTATGACGCTTACGCATCGAtaagttttgtggccatccactcatgcgcgtggagtgcgcgtacgcgtggccctgttttcatcctaaagttgatttttgagttttaaaagccaaatttcatacttctaagcctctgatctcaccacttatgtcttaaatcattatgatatgcctagcaatgagaaaaggagctagtgaatgtggtaacttgcgagtgaagcaaggaaaaaatgaataatctatgaggatcaaagatgattatgtgagatgcggaggatggcagtggaagtgcttgttatgccatgggccgaagggccgcaattgttaatgaattggctAGTTATAGATTTAATCGTGATGTcggatggctggattattgccgtgttacggcggagccatgattatggctaagtataaatgcatatatgctgttgaatgaattgtgaatgtttgcACTTCCACCATCGGAGATGAGGGTTTCCctgggaggaagcagtggctagccaccacgtgctctagGTTGAGACTCGACGCTCtattgaccctatgtcgtcagggtggccgggcactgtgaaagccccggatgagctcacccctataaatattcaccagtgagggtgatggatatggatcatgattatgatcaatttatattgagtataactcgagttggggagacacgacagagggacagtccaatggttagctaccaggacttgtcgggttggctctataaccgacagatgatatcat from Arachis duranensis cultivar V14167 chromosome 4, aradu.V14167.gnm2.J7QH, whole genome shotgun sequence encodes:
- the LOC107483168 gene encoding LOW QUALITY PROTEIN: uncharacterized protein LOC107483168 (The sequence of the model RefSeq protein was modified relative to this genomic sequence to represent the inferred CDS: substituted 2 bases at 2 genomic stop codons), whose translation is MDNKTKVLQVPPISYTAMQSFKNPFSALLADLFDDDVPLRRRTHGGIMHNNNESTDSPLSSESSMIIEGMSRACRYSPEEQKLRIERYRTKRNQRNFNKKIKVRRFVQFFLNNLLNQTPNQTQTLSAIVQDLDSVIHDHTLFFDKLIXLIPDXFYLLTNDKDKPWFQGLSKAKKAEVKRETKENIKKSRREWLDPENPPATTLDMLKQNLGKEKANESSIEEDGDAKPIALEGDNQSVTYEELRQRLHCKLEDFHSSRENLGRAKKREDRNTKRGFEDRKHKKGSENEENKVSKKESIEKMKKDVAETLNELVFGHIKLKEGWYLSFIES